In Bacillus spongiae, a single genomic region encodes these proteins:
- the ligA gene encoding NAD-dependent DNA ligase LigA, giving the protein MERQTAEIRAKELQALLSGYNYDYHVLDSPSISDQEYDRLLKELIDIEEAYPDVRTPDSPTQRVGGTILEGFQKVEHRTPMLSLGNAFNEEDLRDFDRKIQETVGADRSYVCELKIDGLAVSLRYENGFFVQGATRGDGTIGEDITENLKTIRSIPLKMKEPYTMEVRGEAYMPKKSFQALNEQKDENGEEPFANPRNAAAGSLRQLDPKIAASRNLDVFVYSIADVGETGVTSHSEGLSLLDSIDFKTNKERRVCENIDQVIEYVEGWNEKRPQLPYEIDGIVIKVDSLAQQAELGFTAKSPRWAIAYKFPAEEVITTLRDIELSVGRTGAITPTAILEPVKVAGTTVSRASLHNEDLIREKDIRIGDHVVVKKAGDIIPEVVNVLEDRRTGEEQPFYMPTQCPECESDLVRIEGEVALRCINPKCPAQIREGFIHFVSRNAMNIDGLGEKVISQLFSANLIIDVADLYLLTKEQLIALERIGEKSADNLLKAIHVTKDNSLERLLFGLGIRHVGAKAAKTLAQHFESMERLQSATREQLTEINEIGEKMADSVVTYFESEEARELIGKLKEVGVQMEYKGTKRAEAGAVESPFSGKTIVLTGKLEQLTRNEAKEKIEGLGGKVTGSVSKKTDLLIAGADAGSKLTKAQDLGIEIWQEEKLVKELFE; this is encoded by the coding sequence ATGGAACGTCAAACAGCGGAAATTCGAGCAAAAGAACTACAAGCATTATTAAGTGGCTATAACTATGACTATCACGTCTTAGATTCTCCGTCTATATCAGACCAGGAGTACGATAGGCTGTTGAAGGAATTAATTGACATTGAGGAAGCTTACCCTGACGTACGTACACCCGACTCCCCTACTCAACGGGTAGGGGGGACCATTTTAGAAGGGTTCCAGAAGGTCGAGCATCGAACGCCAATGCTTAGTCTTGGGAATGCATTTAATGAGGAAGACTTGCGAGATTTTGATCGGAAAATACAAGAAACCGTTGGAGCGGATAGGTCTTACGTATGTGAATTAAAAATCGATGGTCTTGCTGTATCCCTTCGTTATGAAAATGGTTTTTTTGTTCAAGGAGCAACACGCGGAGATGGAACGATTGGTGAGGACATAACGGAAAACTTAAAAACGATTCGGTCAATCCCTCTAAAAATGAAAGAGCCGTATACAATGGAAGTACGTGGAGAGGCTTATATGCCCAAAAAATCTTTCCAAGCATTAAATGAGCAAAAGGATGAAAATGGAGAAGAACCATTTGCTAATCCACGTAATGCTGCGGCAGGATCTCTTCGTCAATTAGACCCTAAAATTGCTGCCTCACGTAATTTGGACGTATTTGTTTATAGCATTGCCGATGTAGGAGAAACAGGTGTTACTAGTCATAGTGAAGGACTAAGTCTGTTAGATTCTATCGATTTTAAAACGAATAAAGAACGAAGAGTTTGCGAAAATATTGATCAAGTAATTGAATATGTGGAAGGTTGGAATGAGAAAAGACCCCAACTTCCCTATGAGATTGATGGCATTGTCATTAAAGTAGATTCTCTAGCGCAACAAGCCGAACTTGGCTTCACCGCTAAGAGTCCCCGTTGGGCAATTGCTTATAAATTCCCTGCTGAAGAGGTCATAACAACCTTACGAGATATTGAATTAAGTGTGGGAAGAACGGGAGCGATTACACCGACTGCGATTTTAGAGCCAGTAAAAGTGGCAGGTACTACCGTTTCGCGGGCCTCACTTCATAATGAGGATTTAATTCGAGAGAAAGATATTCGGATTGGCGATCATGTCGTAGTGAAAAAAGCAGGCGACATTATTCCAGAAGTGGTGAATGTCCTTGAGGATCGTCGAACAGGGGAAGAGCAACCGTTTTATATGCCAACACAATGTCCTGAATGTGAAAGTGACCTAGTTCGAATTGAAGGAGAGGTGGCTCTTCGTTGCATTAATCCGAAATGTCCAGCTCAAATTCGTGAAGGGTTCATTCATTTTGTGTCAAGGAATGCGATGAATATTGATGGTTTAGGGGAAAAAGTTATTAGCCAGCTTTTCTCTGCCAACTTAATTATAGATGTCGCAGACTTATATTTATTAACAAAAGAACAGCTTATCGCCCTTGAGAGAATCGGTGAAAAATCAGCTGATAATTTATTAAAAGCAATCCACGTAACGAAGGATAATTCATTAGAAAGACTGCTTTTCGGACTAGGTATTCGACACGTGGGAGCAAAAGCGGCTAAAACGCTTGCTCAACATTTCGAATCGATGGAACGCTTACAAAGTGCGACACGTGAACAACTAACAGAGATTAATGAAATTGGAGAAAAGATGGCGGATAGTGTTGTCACTTATTTTGAATCCGAAGAAGCGAGAGAGCTTATTGGGAAGTTAAAAGAAGTCGGTGTTCAAATGGAATATAAGGGAACGAAGCGAGCAGAAGCTGGGGCAGTGGAGTCCCCATTTTCAGGAAAGACGATTGTATTAACCGGGAAACTGGAGCAATTAACTAGAAATGAAGCAAAAGAAAAGATTGAAGGCTTAGGTGGAAAAGTAACGGGATCTGTTAGTAAAAAAACAGACCTTCTCATTGCAGGGGCTGATGCAGGTTCTAAGCTTACAAAAGCACAAGATTTAGGGATTGAGATTTGGCAAGAAGAAAAGCTTGTGAAAGAACTTTTTGAGTAA
- the pcrA gene encoding DNA helicase PcrA, with amino-acid sequence MQYLSERLISGMNPQQKEAIQATEGPLLIMAGAGSGKTRVLTHRIAYLMVEKRINPYNILAITFTNKAAREMKDRVGNILGGASEDVWISTFHSMCVRILRRDIDRIGINRNFTILDSTDQQSVVKQILKEKNIDPKKFDPRAILGIISSAKNELMTAEEYAKQAGSYFDQVASDVYTEYEKRLKKNQALDFDDLIMTTIQLFQRVPEVLEFYQRKFQYIHVDEYQDTNRAQYMLVKLMASRFKNLCVVGDSDQSIYRWRGADIANILSFEKDYPNARAILLEQNYRSTKRILLAANHVIEKNANRKPKNLWTENAEGNKISYFRADNQQSEAQFVAGKIKELVDSGKRKPSEFAILYRTNAQSRVMEEVLLKSNIEYSIVGGIKFYDRKEIKDILAYLRLVANPDDDISLQRVINVPKRGIGSGSIDKIARYAQTHDISMFKALAEADFMGLSPKITNAVLKFRDLIQNYTQMQEYLSVTELVEEVLEKSGYREMLKAEKSIEAQSRLENIDEFLSVTKSFEESNEDKSLVAFLTDLALVADIDSLGEEENVQDSVVLMTLHSAKGLEFPVVFLMGMEEGVFPHSRSLMEEEEMEEERRLAYVGITRAEEELFVTNAQMRTLFGRTNMNPVSRFISEIPEDLLDEVGNQQPSFGGTSFNERPNQPRRQPVRRPVQPTTGGEKVGWQVGDKAQHKKWGTGTVVSVKGQGDSMELDIAFPSPIGIKRLLAKFAPVEKE; translated from the coding sequence ATGCAATATTTATCAGAACGGTTAATTAGTGGGATGAACCCACAGCAAAAAGAAGCAATTCAAGCGACAGAAGGGCCACTGTTAATAATGGCCGGAGCAGGATCGGGAAAAACACGTGTCCTGACCCATCGGATCGCCTATTTAATGGTTGAAAAACGTATAAATCCATACAATATTTTAGCGATTACCTTTACAAATAAGGCTGCTCGTGAAATGAAAGATCGGGTTGGGAATATTTTAGGAGGAGCGAGTGAGGATGTGTGGATTTCAACATTTCACTCCATGTGCGTTCGAATATTGCGAAGGGATATTGATAGAATAGGCATTAATCGCAATTTCACAATTTTAGACTCGACGGATCAACAGTCTGTTGTAAAGCAGATTTTAAAGGAAAAAAATATTGATCCGAAGAAGTTTGACCCCCGAGCTATTCTTGGTATCATCTCGTCGGCTAAAAATGAATTAATGACAGCCGAGGAATATGCAAAGCAAGCTGGAAGTTATTTTGACCAAGTGGCGAGCGATGTTTACACAGAGTATGAAAAAAGGTTAAAGAAAAATCAGGCGCTTGATTTTGATGACTTGATTATGACAACGATTCAACTATTTCAACGTGTGCCTGAAGTATTGGAATTTTACCAGCGTAAGTTTCAGTATATCCATGTAGACGAGTATCAAGATACGAACCGTGCACAGTATATGCTTGTAAAACTGATGGCCTCAAGGTTTAAAAATTTATGTGTTGTTGGGGATTCTGATCAATCGATTTATCGTTGGCGCGGGGCAGATATAGCGAATATTTTATCTTTTGAAAAGGATTATCCAAATGCACGGGCTATTTTACTTGAACAAAATTACCGTTCAACGAAGCGGATTTTACTCGCAGCCAATCACGTCATTGAGAAAAACGCCAATCGCAAGCCGAAAAATTTATGGACTGAAAATGCAGAAGGGAATAAAATTTCCTATTTCCGTGCGGATAATCAACAAAGTGAAGCACAATTTGTAGCTGGGAAAATTAAAGAATTAGTTGATAGCGGGAAACGGAAGCCTTCTGAATTTGCCATTCTTTATCGTACGAATGCTCAGTCACGTGTTATGGAGGAAGTGCTACTCAAATCGAATATTGAATATAGTATCGTTGGCGGTATTAAGTTCTATGACCGTAAAGAGATAAAAGATATACTAGCGTACTTACGTCTAGTTGCGAATCCAGATGATGATATTAGTCTTCAACGTGTAATTAACGTCCCGAAGCGAGGGATTGGTTCTGGTTCTATCGATAAAATTGCACGATATGCCCAAACACATGACATTTCGATGTTTAAAGCATTAGCGGAAGCGGATTTTATGGGGTTAAGCCCGAAAATTACTAACGCCGTGTTAAAATTCCGTGATTTAATTCAAAACTATACACAAATGCAAGAGTATTTATCGGTTACAGAGCTTGTAGAAGAGGTTCTCGAAAAATCGGGATATCGAGAGATGTTGAAAGCTGAGAAATCCATTGAAGCCCAAAGTCGTTTAGAGAATATCGATGAGTTCCTTTCGGTCACGAAAAGCTTTGAAGAAAGCAACGAAGATAAAAGCTTAGTGGCGTTTCTAACAGACTTAGCACTTGTCGCAGATATTGACAGTCTTGGGGAAGAGGAAAATGTCCAAGACTCAGTGGTTTTAATGACACTGCATTCTGCAAAGGGGCTTGAATTTCCTGTTGTATTTTTAATGGGAATGGAAGAAGGAGTCTTTCCACATAGTCGATCATTAATGGAAGAGGAAGAGATGGAAGAGGAAAGGCGATTGGCGTACGTAGGCATTACTCGCGCAGAAGAAGAATTATTCGTAACAAATGCGCAAATGCGTACCTTATTCGGCCGAACGAACATGAACCCAGTGTCACGTTTTATTAGTGAGATTCCAGAGGATTTATTGGATGAAGTAGGCAATCAGCAGCCATCCTTCGGAGGAACATCCTTCAATGAGAGACCTAACCAACCGAGAAGACAACCAGTGAGACGCCCTGTTCAACCGACAACAGGTGGTGAAAAAGTAGGCTGGCAAGTAGGAGATAAGGCTCAACATAAAAAATGGGGGACAGGAACGGTCGTGAGTGTCAAAGGACAAGGTGATTCAATGGAGCTAGATATTGCTTTTCCAAGTCCGATTGGCATTAAACGATTGCTAGCTAAGTTTGCCCCGGTGGAAAAAGAATAG
- a CDS encoding CamS family sex pheromone protein: protein MKKWLTGSLAFALLLGGCVPGFQKEDKVVEENKEEEGQTGIIPSFQVSEDYYKILLQSQTGESKFQPSAARGSVVTNINTRFDVTEFETGLMRLAQIEFSPDKYYFREGQTLDTETVNSWLSRKMTPEQLEEKGMEPEENVGLNPALSDEEAKSQEAHKEKPLYIAHMLEHNYYVKSEGDSVKLAGMTIGIALNSYYYYREYQEDGTFISREVEIDKKDRKKYGEQAAQEIVSRLRADEDLKDIPIMVALFEQQEKSAVIPGNFIEYSFLDKGTTNISSWESVNEKYFLFPSNEAEEAHRDDYQYFQNFKGDVEEYFPNFNGVIGTGFYRGDELTELKIEIPIQFYGKAETIGLAQYIKELIIDHFPDYIKLQISVTSVDGPEILFVREAGEKEPFVHVYE from the coding sequence ATGAAAAAATGGCTAACGGGATCTTTAGCATTTGCTCTCCTACTAGGTGGTTGTGTTCCAGGCTTTCAAAAGGAAGACAAAGTAGTAGAAGAGAATAAAGAGGAAGAAGGACAAACAGGAATTATCCCCTCTTTTCAAGTTTCAGAAGACTATTATAAAATTCTTCTGCAGTCTCAAACAGGTGAGTCAAAGTTTCAACCAAGTGCGGCACGTGGAAGTGTTGTGACAAATATTAATACTCGTTTTGATGTAACAGAATTTGAAACAGGTCTTATGAGACTGGCTCAAATAGAGTTTTCTCCTGATAAATATTATTTTCGAGAAGGTCAGACGTTAGATACTGAAACAGTAAATTCCTGGCTAAGTCGAAAAATGACACCTGAACAATTAGAAGAAAAAGGGATGGAACCGGAGGAAAATGTAGGGTTAAACCCAGCGCTTTCCGATGAGGAAGCAAAGAGTCAAGAAGCGCATAAAGAAAAGCCTTTGTATATTGCACATATGCTAGAACATAATTATTACGTAAAATCTGAAGGAGATTCTGTAAAGCTTGCTGGGATGACCATTGGAATCGCATTAAACTCGTATTACTATTATCGTGAGTATCAAGAAGACGGGACGTTTATTTCAAGAGAAGTCGAAATTGATAAGAAAGATCGAAAGAAATATGGAGAACAGGCTGCGCAAGAAATTGTAAGCCGCCTACGTGCTGATGAAGACTTAAAGGATATACCGATAATGGTGGCATTGTTTGAACAGCAAGAGAAATCAGCCGTAATACCAGGAAATTTTATTGAGTATTCTTTTTTGGATAAAGGAACAACGAATATATCCAGCTGGGAATCTGTAAACGAAAAATATTTTCTCTTCCCATCAAATGAAGCAGAAGAAGCTCATCGAGATGATTATCAATATTTCCAAAATTTCAAAGGGGATGTAGAAGAATATTTTCCTAACTTTAATGGAGTTATCGGGACTGGTTTTTATCGAGGGGACGAATTAACCGAGTTAAAGATTGAAATTCCGATCCAATTTTATGGAAAAGCTGAAACGATAGGCCTTGCCCAATATATTAAAGAGCTGATTATTGATCATTTTCCGGATTATATAAAGTTACAAATCTCGGTAACGTCGGTCGATGGACCAGAGATTTTATTTGTTCGAGAAGCAGGGGAAAAAGAACCGTTTGTCCACGTATATGAATAA